The Aliiroseovarius pelagivivens genome contains a region encoding:
- a CDS encoding mechanosensitive ion channel family protein: protein MQTDRVSDMENVSQGMGWLQSNALNVVYVVVIAIAAYWLASLVKRLVIGLGKSHEALDETLFHFLGSIARYAVLAFAGLIVLDRFGIETTSLIAILGAAGLAVGLALQGTLSSLAAGIMLILFRPFKVGDFVDAAGTFGKVDSITLFTTDMITFDNQHIIIPNSEIWGSKITNHSHHSIRGVDMVASVAYGSDIKKVKASIAKVLKANEHVLSEPAPFVEVETLNASSVDLLVRPFTEGAHYFDVKYSLPQAIYEQFRKDGIEIPFQQIVVHSAI, encoded by the coding sequence ATGCAGACAGATAGGGTATCCGACATGGAAAACGTCTCGCAAGGTATGGGCTGGCTACAATCCAACGCATTAAATGTGGTTTACGTTGTCGTGATCGCCATCGCGGCCTATTGGCTTGCTAGTCTGGTGAAACGGCTTGTTATCGGGTTGGGCAAAAGCCACGAGGCACTGGACGAAACCCTGTTTCATTTTCTTGGTTCGATTGCCCGTTATGCAGTTCTGGCCTTTGCCGGTCTAATTGTTCTGGATCGGTTTGGCATCGAGACCACATCGCTGATCGCCATTCTGGGTGCGGCAGGTCTTGCCGTCGGTCTGGCCCTTCAGGGCACGCTGTCGAGCCTCGCCGCCGGGATCATGTTGATACTGTTCCGCCCCTTTAAAGTAGGCGATTTCGTGGATGCAGCGGGTACTTTTGGTAAAGTAGACTCGATCACGCTGTTTACTACGGACATGATCACATTCGACAACCAACACATCATCATCCCCAACTCCGAGATTTGGGGCTCCAAGATCACTAACCACTCGCATCACTCCATCCGCGGTGTCGATATGGTTGCTTCTGTGGCCTATGGCAGCGACATCAAAAAGGTGAAAGCCTCGATCGCGAAAGTTCTGAAGGCTAATGAACACGTCCTGTCCGAGCCTGCCCCGTTTGTCGAAGTCGAGACGCTAAATGCGTCATCCGTTGATCTTTTGGTGCGCCCGTTCACCGAAGGTGCTCATTACTTTGACGTAAAATACAGCCTTCCCCAGGCCATTTACGAGCAGTTCCGGAAAGACGGGATTGAGATACCGTTCCAACAGATCGTCGTCCACAGCGCCATCTAG
- the hemB gene encoding porphobilinogen synthase — translation MSRIPQPNTVAPFPATRLRRTRSSGALRDLVRENTLTAADLIWPVFVVEGENVEQEIPSMPGVTRKSVDLVVKAAKEAAALGIPAICLFPYTDPALKTETCEEAWNPDNLSNRAIRAIKAEVPEIAVMTDIALDPYNANGHDGIVRDGEIVNDETVEALVKMALAQAEAGADILGPSDMMDGRIGAMRTAIEAAGYHNLTIMSYTAKYASAFYGPFRDAVGASGALKGDKKTYQMDPANSDEAIRLVERDLQEGADMIMVKPGMPYLDICRRVKDSFGVPTFAYQVSGEYAMLMAAAQNGWLDGDKVMAESLMAFKRAGCDGILTYFAPRMARLLADT, via the coding sequence GTGAGCCGCATTCCTCAGCCCAATACCGTCGCCCCCTTCCCCGCCACGCGCCTGCGCCGCACGCGATCATCCGGCGCACTTCGCGATCTGGTCCGGGAAAACACGCTGACGGCGGCCGATCTGATCTGGCCGGTTTTCGTGGTCGAGGGCGAGAATGTGGAACAAGAGATCCCCTCGATGCCGGGTGTTACGCGCAAATCGGTGGATCTGGTGGTAAAGGCTGCGAAAGAAGCCGCCGCGTTGGGTATCCCTGCCATTTGCCTGTTTCCCTACACCGATCCCGCGCTGAAAACCGAGACCTGTGAAGAGGCGTGGAACCCCGACAACCTGTCGAACCGCGCCATTCGTGCAATCAAAGCGGAAGTTCCCGAGATTGCTGTGATGACCGACATCGCGCTGGACCCCTACAACGCCAATGGCCATGACGGGATTGTCCGCGACGGCGAGATCGTGAATGACGAAACGGTCGAGGCTTTGGTCAAGATGGCGCTGGCGCAGGCCGAGGCCGGGGCAGACATCCTTGGCCCGTCAGACATGATGGACGGTCGCATCGGCGCGATGCGCACAGCGATCGAAGCCGCCGGGTACCACAACCTGACCATCATGAGCTATACCGCCAAATATGCGAGCGCCTTTTACGGTCCGTTCCGCGATGCGGTCGGGGCCTCGGGGGCTCTGAAAGGCGACAAGAAGACATATCAGATGGATCCGGCCAACAGCGACGAGGCAATCCGTCTTGTCGAGCGCGATCTGCAAGAAGGCGCGGATATGATCATGGTCAAGCCGGGTATGCCCTATCTGGATATCTGCCGGCGTGTGAAAGACAGCTTTGGCGTGCCGACCTTCGCCTACCAGGTCTCGGGCGAGTACGCGATGCTCATGGCGGCGGCGCAGAACGGCTGGCTGGATGGTGACAAGGTGATGGCCGAAAGCCTGATGGCGTTCAAACGCGCGGGCTGCGACGGCATTCTGACCTATTTCGCACCCCGCATGGCGCGCTTGTTGGCCGACACATGA
- the hflX gene encoding GTPase HflX has protein sequence MEQEEKATRAWVLHPELTSDPNRRTAGPALAEAVSLAAALPHLEVLGAEIVRLRDPHPGKLFSKGKLDDLSQRLKVAEVDLVLVDGLVSPVQQRNLEKEWNVKILDRTGLILEIFSDRARTREGVLQVEMAALSYQRTRLVRAWTHLERQRGGLGFVGGPGETQIEADRRAIDDHMNRLRKQLEKVVKTRELHRAARAKVPFPIVALVGYTNAGKSTLFNRMTGAKVLAKDMLFATLDPTMRQIELPALGKTPGQGGGRKVILSDTVGFISDLPTQLVAAFRATLEEVLSADLILHVRDISHEGTDEQAQDVAAIMAELGVDEETPQLEIWNKLDLLDEEEADARRREASRNDEILTLSAITGEGFDDLVEAIDRALDAPRKTVTLDLAFSDGRKRAWLFEKGIVEAEEPGETGWKITVTWTDRQASEYAAL, from the coding sequence ATTGAACAAGAGGAGAAGGCCACCCGCGCTTGGGTCCTTCACCCAGAACTAACCTCAGACCCCAACCGCCGGACCGCTGGTCCTGCGCTGGCAGAAGCTGTGTCATTGGCTGCTGCGCTTCCGCACCTTGAGGTGCTGGGAGCCGAGATTGTTCGCCTGCGCGATCCGCATCCCGGCAAGCTTTTTTCAAAAGGCAAACTTGATGATCTCAGCCAGCGCCTGAAAGTGGCCGAGGTCGATCTGGTGCTGGTTGATGGGCTGGTCAGCCCGGTTCAGCAGCGCAATCTGGAAAAAGAATGGAACGTCAAGATCCTGGACCGGACGGGCCTGATCCTCGAGATCTTCTCGGATCGCGCACGTACTCGTGAAGGGGTGTTGCAGGTCGAGATGGCCGCACTGTCTTATCAGCGCACCCGGCTGGTACGGGCTTGGACCCACCTAGAACGTCAGCGTGGCGGACTTGGCTTTGTTGGCGGTCCCGGTGAAACCCAGATCGAGGCCGACCGCCGCGCCATTGATGACCACATGAACCGTCTGCGAAAGCAGCTGGAAAAGGTCGTGAAAACCCGTGAACTGCACCGCGCAGCCCGTGCGAAGGTTCCTTTCCCAATTGTTGCACTAGTGGGATATACCAACGCCGGTAAATCCACTCTGTTCAATCGGATGACCGGGGCGAAGGTGCTGGCAAAAGATATGTTGTTTGCCACGCTTGATCCAACCATGCGTCAGATCGAGTTGCCGGCCTTGGGCAAGACACCGGGGCAGGGTGGTGGCCGCAAGGTGATCCTGTCAGACACGGTGGGATTCATCTCGGACTTGCCGACGCAGCTGGTTGCTGCTTTCCGCGCCACACTGGAAGAGGTTCTGTCCGCAGATCTCATTTTACATGTGCGTGACATCAGCCACGAGGGCACGGATGAACAGGCGCAGGACGTCGCCGCCATCATGGCCGAGCTTGGTGTAGATGAAGAAACTCCGCAGCTTGAGATTTGGAACAAGCTGGATCTTCTGGATGAGGAAGAGGCCGACGCCCGTCGTCGTGAAGCTTCGCGCAATGATGAGATCCTGACCCTATCCGCCATAACCGGCGAAGGGTTTGACGATCTGGTCGAGGCCATCGACCGTGCTCTGGACGCGCCGCGAAAGACAGTCACACTGGATCTTGCGTTCTCGGACGGGCGCAAGCGTGCTTGGTTGTTTGAAAAAGGTATCGTGGAAGCTGAGGAGCCGGGCGAAACCGGCTGGAAAATCACAGTGACCTGGACCGATCGTCAGGCATCGGAATACGCCGCACTTTAA
- a CDS encoding TrkH family potassium uptake protein, whose translation MLTQITKLPLLVILMGISVLAMLLPAGFAWTVAEYYQGRVFLYGALLFGFLTFFLAIAMAGRPRSTRHRRHLMALLGLFVLLPIMLAVPFHQALRTTTFLNAYVEMVSALTTTGLTLFPDPDRLPKSLHLWRALVGWMGGFFIWVGAIAILAPMALGGFEVRTRFGARGSALDTRLGAGHSQITRVADFSDRIRTYGVRLLPIYAGLTGALWVGLVVVGESPFVGLCHAMSALATSGISPVGGLSGGVSGFGGEVMIAVFLAFAISRQTFASDMQASEIPSLWRDPEIRLAFVIVVSLTGFLFLRHWIGAYEVDEELNLIAGLTSLWGSLFTVVSFLTTAGFESQAWEASRNWSGLETPGLLLMGLALIGGGVATTAGGAKLMRVYALYLHGLREMEKLVHPSSVGGSGTEARHLRGRGAYMAWVFFMLMALSVAVIMALFALTGQDFESAMILTIATLTTTGPVVEAATVNPLSIVDLSAPAKMVLTGAMILGRLETLAIIALLSPDIWRR comes from the coding sequence ATGCTGACCCAGATCACCAAACTGCCGCTTCTTGTGATCCTGATGGGGATCAGCGTGCTGGCGATGCTGTTGCCCGCAGGCTTTGCTTGGACGGTTGCCGAGTACTATCAAGGCCGCGTGTTCCTGTACGGGGCGCTTCTGTTTGGGTTTCTGACCTTCTTTCTGGCCATTGCTATGGCTGGTCGACCAAGATCAACCCGACATCGTCGCCATCTTATGGCGCTTCTGGGGCTATTTGTTCTTCTGCCGATAATGTTGGCAGTTCCGTTTCATCAGGCGCTGCGCACCACAACTTTTCTGAACGCTTACGTCGAGATGGTCTCGGCCCTGACAACCACGGGGTTGACGCTGTTTCCTGATCCTGACCGGCTGCCGAAGTCGCTTCATCTGTGGCGTGCTTTGGTCGGCTGGATGGGGGGATTTTTCATTTGGGTGGGTGCGATTGCCATTCTCGCCCCGATGGCCCTTGGCGGATTTGAAGTGCGCACGCGATTTGGTGCGCGTGGCTCGGCATTGGATACGCGACTTGGGGCTGGGCACAGCCAGATCACCCGCGTCGCCGACTTTTCGGATCGGATCAGAACTTATGGGGTTCGCCTGTTGCCCATTTATGCGGGTTTGACCGGAGCTTTGTGGGTCGGACTGGTCGTCGTCGGGGAAAGCCCTTTTGTTGGGCTGTGTCACGCGATGTCCGCGCTTGCCACCAGTGGGATATCACCGGTCGGTGGTCTGTCTGGCGGGGTGTCAGGTTTCGGTGGAGAGGTCATGATCGCGGTGTTCTTGGCCTTCGCCATTTCTCGCCAAACTTTTGCCAGTGACATGCAAGCCAGCGAGATCCCTTCGCTCTGGCGCGATCCGGAAATTCGACTGGCCTTTGTGATTGTTGTTTCCCTCACCGGCTTTCTGTTCTTACGCCATTGGATTGGGGCCTATGAGGTCGACGAGGAGTTGAACCTGATCGCTGGGCTGACCTCGCTTTGGGGGTCGCTCTTTACCGTTGTGTCATTCTTGACCACGGCAGGTTTCGAAAGCCAAGCGTGGGAAGCCAGCCGTAACTGGTCGGGCCTTGAGACACCCGGTCTTCTGTTGATGGGCTTGGCGCTGATCGGGGGCGGGGTCGCCACGACCGCAGGCGGGGCCAAGCTGATGAGGGTCTATGCGCTCTACCTGCATGGATTGCGCGAAATGGAGAAATTGGTCCATCCAAGTTCGGTTGGCGGGTCAGGAACCGAGGCACGCCACCTGCGCGGACGAGGGGCCTATATGGCGTGGGTGTTCTTCATGTTGATGGCTCTGTCTGTTGCCGTGATCATGGCGCTATTTGCCTTGACGGGGCAGGATTTCGAAAGCGCGATGATCCTGACCATCGCCACGCTGACCACCACCGGCCCCGTGGTCGAAGCCGCCACAGTCAATCCGCTGTCAATCGTAGACCTAAGCGCACCGGCAAAGATGGTTTTAACGGGTGCAATGATCCTTGGACGGTTGGAAACTCTGGCGATTATTGCACTGCTCAGCCCGGACATCTGGCGGCGCTGA
- the hfq gene encoding RNA chaperone Hfq gives MAADKQNLQDAFLNHVRKSKVPVTIFLINGVKLQGVISWFDNFCVLLRRDGQSQLVYKHAISTIMPGQPINLYDGEDS, from the coding sequence ATGGCTGCCGATAAGCAAAACTTGCAAGACGCATTCTTGAATCATGTGCGCAAATCGAAAGTTCCTGTGACGATCTTTCTGATCAACGGCGTTAAGCTTCAGGGTGTAATTTCCTGGTTTGACAACTTCTGCGTCCTTCTGCGTCGCGATGGCCAGTCGCAGCTGGTCTATAAGCACGCGATTTCGACCATTATGCCAGGCCAACCGATCAATCTTTATGACGGCGAAGACAGCTGA
- a CDS encoding penicillin acylase family protein, protein MGKFILWMIRGIAALVGLAVAVLALVYYLASQSLPEYDVTRETPGITAPVEIVRNNANIPHILGEKDSDVFFGLGYVHAQDRLWQMMMMRRTVQGRLSEMFGARTLKTDELMRRLDLYSLARGSLQYQDDDTRAALEAYASGVNAYLARVNSEALGRGAPEFFLFSNEISPWQPVDSLAILKLMGVQLAGQLEDEVLRARVSLALPEERVRDVLPDMPGTGVASLPDYAALFDGAAPRFANMDIQERPTLWPSPKRGFAGASNGWAAAPNRSAAGGTLLANDPHLGFSAPSIWYLARLELSSGGVIGGSIPGMPLIMAGRTDGFGFGITSSYLDDQDLHLEKLNPDNVDEVLTPDGFKPITTRGTILRIKDEAPVTLTLQWTPNGPILPSDMYGLGLITPVGHAMSLSWTLLTEKDRSMSAGIGLMRAATVMEGIAAAADYVSPSLTLTMADNDTIAMKVIGQMPGRNSRHQTQGRIPSPGWVKDNLWGAPLSYSANPEFVQPSGGILGNTNNKIIDRPFPAHMSFNWGDSQRIQRWKRLMQAREVHTRDSFIEAQLDSVSVTARTLLPLVGADLWFTGEAAPVGTPERDRQDALGLLANWNGEMNEHMPEPLIYSTWIRALQNRLIRDELGPLAKAFTHVDPVFVERVYRDIEGASIWCDVIQSAATESCTDIARVALDDALLWLSENAGGKQESLRWGDYHQAVHKHAVLGDVPFLKWFVNIRQSTSGGDNTLLRGLTAGTGKNPFQNVHGAAYRGIYDFSDPDSSLFVTSTGQSGHPLSRHYDDLGELWRRGEFTPMSLDPELARAAAVGVTRLVPRPK, encoded by the coding sequence ATGGGCAAATTCATACTGTGGATGATCCGCGGCATTGCCGCTTTGGTAGGATTGGCCGTCGCCGTTCTGGCGCTGGTCTATTATCTTGCCTCTCAGTCCCTGCCTGAATATGACGTCACCCGAGAAACGCCCGGCATCACCGCCCCGGTCGAGATTGTGCGCAACAACGCCAACATCCCGCATATTCTGGGCGAGAAGGACAGCGATGTGTTCTTTGGCCTAGGCTATGTCCACGCGCAGGACCGACTGTGGCAGATGATGATGATGCGCCGCACCGTGCAAGGGCGTTTGTCCGAGATGTTCGGCGCACGCACGTTGAAAACCGACGAGCTTATGCGTCGTCTGGATCTGTACTCTCTGGCCCGTGGATCGCTGCAGTACCAGGATGATGACACCAGGGCCGCTCTGGAAGCCTATGCCTCGGGTGTGAATGCCTATCTAGCGCGTGTGAACTCCGAGGCTCTGGGGCGTGGTGCGCCAGAGTTCTTCCTGTTCTCGAATGAAATTTCGCCGTGGCAACCGGTCGACAGTCTGGCAATCCTGAAACTGATGGGTGTGCAGTTGGCGGGTCAGTTGGAAGACGAGGTGCTGCGAGCCCGTGTCTCACTTGCCCTGCCCGAGGAACGTGTGCGTGACGTCCTGCCCGACATGCCGGGGACCGGAGTCGCGTCGTTGCCAGACTACGCAGCCCTTTTTGACGGTGCAGCTCCGCGTTTCGCGAACATGGACATACAAGAACGCCCGACCCTATGGCCCAGCCCGAAACGTGGCTTTGCAGGAGCCTCGAACGGATGGGCTGCGGCGCCAAATCGCTCGGCTGCAGGGGGAACCTTGCTGGCCAATGATCCGCATCTGGGGTTCTCGGCACCATCGATCTGGTATCTTGCGCGGCTTGAACTTAGCTCGGGTGGCGTGATCGGTGGCTCGATCCCGGGAATGCCCTTGATTATGGCCGGGCGCACAGACGGTTTTGGCTTTGGCATTACATCCTCGTATCTGGATGATCAGGATCTGCATCTTGAGAAACTGAACCCGGACAACGTGGACGAGGTACTTACCCCCGACGGGTTTAAGCCGATCACCACGCGCGGAACGATCTTGCGCATCAAGGACGAAGCGCCGGTCACTTTGACGCTGCAATGGACGCCGAATGGCCCAATCCTGCCGTCTGACATGTACGGGCTTGGGCTGATTACGCCCGTGGGTCATGCCATGTCTCTGTCTTGGACGCTTCTGACCGAGAAGGACCGCTCGATGAGCGCCGGGATCGGCCTGATGCGCGCCGCAACCGTGATGGAGGGGATCGCTGCCGCTGCAGACTATGTCTCGCCGAGCCTGACCTTGACGATGGCTGACAATGACACGATCGCGATGAAAGTGATCGGCCAGATGCCTGGTCGAAACTCGCGGCACCAGACGCAGGGCCGCATTCCCAGCCCCGGTTGGGTCAAGGACAACTTGTGGGGCGCACCGCTGAGTTACAGTGCCAACCCCGAGTTTGTGCAGCCATCTGGCGGAATCCTTGGCAACACCAACAACAAGATTATCGACCGCCCCTTCCCCGCGCATATGAGCTTTAACTGGGGTGACAGCCAACGCATCCAACGCTGGAAGCGTCTGATGCAAGCACGCGAGGTTCATACGCGCGACAGTTTCATCGAAGCGCAGTTAGACAGCGTATCCGTCACCGCCCGCACACTTTTGCCCCTTGTAGGTGCTGATCTTTGGTTCACCGGCGAGGCCGCGCCAGTCGGCACACCTGAACGTGATCGTCAGGACGCGCTTGGACTTCTGGCCAACTGGAATGGCGAGATGAACGAACACATGCCCGAGCCGCTGATCTATTCAACATGGATACGCGCGCTTCAGAACCGGCTGATCCGGGACGAACTTGGGCCGCTGGCCAAGGCCTTCACCCATGTTGATCCGGTGTTTGTGGAACGTGTTTACCGCGATATCGAAGGCGCATCCATCTGGTGTGACGTGATCCAGTCGGCCGCCACCGAGTCCTGCACAGATATCGCCCGCGTCGCGCTGGACGATGCCCTTTTGTGGCTGTCGGAAAATGCAGGCGGCAAACAGGAAAGCCTGCGCTGGGGGGATTACCATCAGGCCGTCCACAAGCATGCGGTGCTGGGTGACGTTCCCTTCCTGAAATGGTTCGTGAACATCCGTCAATCGACATCGGGCGGGGACAACACGTTGTTGCGCGGGCTGACAGCCGGCACCGGCAAGAACCCGTTTCAAAACGTGCATGGTGCGGCCTATCGCGGCATCTATGACTTCTCGGATCCCGACAGTTCGTTGTTCGTGACGTCGACCGGGCAATCCGGGCACCCCTTGTCGCGACACTATGACGACCTTGGCGAACTGTGGCGACGGGGTGAGTTCACACCAATGTCGCTAGATCCCGAGCTGGCGCGCGCCGCCGCAGTCGGTGTCACGCGACTGGTTCCACGCCCGAAATAG
- the trkA gene encoding Trk system potassium transporter TrkA, which yields MKVIICGAGQVGWQIARHLSSEKNDVTVVDNNPELVARATDTLDVQGIAGHASHPDVLDRANARDADMIIAATYSDEVNMVTCQVAHSVFSIPRKIARLRSQSYLDAIYADLYRRDHLPIDVVISPEREVAEAVLKRIQAPSAFDIESFMGGKVQLLGIQLGDECPVLNTPLRQLTDLFSTLSAIVVGVRRDKGLFAPEPGDQLFAGDQIYVFTRSEDVNRTLEVFGKSTKRQERVVILGGGNVGLAVARELETRTDRIRAKVIELNRDVAERAADTLERTVVLHGDGMNRELMKEAGVPRADAILAVTDDDKVNLLSSVRAKAEGCAMSIALVNDPSLVGLMEPLNIDAYINPRTQTVSSILRHIRHGKVREVYSLGDAEAEVIEAQVLSTSPIAGKAIRDVDFPEGVLVGALMKGETVVKPAGKVRIDEGDVVTLFCMAADVPEVERLLQVSIDFF from the coding sequence ATGAAGGTTATCATTTGCGGTGCAGGGCAGGTGGGGTGGCAGATCGCCCGCCACCTTTCTAGCGAAAAGAACGATGTGACCGTGGTGGACAACAACCCCGAGCTTGTCGCGCGGGCGACCGATACGTTGGATGTTCAGGGGATTGCGGGCCACGCCTCGCATCCGGACGTGCTGGACCGTGCCAATGCGCGGGATGCCGATATGATCATCGCCGCCACCTATTCGGACGAGGTGAATATGGTCACCTGTCAGGTGGCGCATTCGGTGTTCTCGATCCCACGCAAAATCGCTCGTTTGCGGTCGCAAAGTTATTTGGATGCGATCTATGCCGACCTGTATCGGCGGGATCACTTGCCAATCGACGTGGTGATTAGCCCCGAACGCGAGGTCGCCGAGGCGGTTTTGAAACGCATTCAAGCCCCGTCTGCCTTCGATATTGAAAGCTTCATGGGCGGCAAGGTGCAGCTTCTTGGGATACAGCTTGGCGATGAATGTCCGGTTCTGAACACCCCTTTGCGTCAGTTGACGGACCTTTTTTCTACCCTCAGCGCCATTGTAGTCGGCGTTCGCCGTGACAAGGGACTGTTTGCACCCGAGCCTGGGGATCAGTTGTTCGCAGGCGACCAGATCTATGTGTTCACCCGAAGCGAAGACGTAAACCGCACGCTGGAAGTGTTCGGCAAGTCTACTAAACGGCAGGAACGTGTGGTGATCCTTGGGGGCGGCAATGTTGGCTTGGCTGTTGCGCGCGAGCTTGAAACCCGGACGGATCGCATCCGCGCCAAAGTGATCGAACTGAACCGCGATGTGGCTGAGCGCGCGGCCGATACTCTGGAACGCACAGTTGTGTTGCATGGTGATGGGATGAACCGCGAACTGATGAAAGAGGCAGGCGTACCGCGCGCCGACGCCATTCTGGCTGTTACGGATGATGACAAGGTGAACCTTTTGTCTTCGGTACGGGCGAAGGCGGAAGGCTGCGCCATGTCCATTGCGCTGGTCAATGACCCGTCGCTTGTGGGTCTGATGGAACCCCTGAACATCGACGCCTATATCAACCCGCGCACGCAGACGGTCAGTTCGATCCTGCGGCATATCCGGCATGGTAAAGTGCGCGAGGTCTATTCGCTGGGCGACGCCGAAGCCGAGGTGATCGAAGCGCAGGTTCTTTCGACCTCTCCTATCGCAGGCAAGGCTATCCGGGATGTGGACTTCCCCGAGGGCGTTCTGGTTGGGGCCTTGATGAAAGGCGAGACGGTGGTCAAACCCGCTGGCAAGGTACGCATCGACGAAGGCGATGTGGTGACATTGTTCTGCATGGCCGCTGACGTGCCCGAGGTTGAGCGTCTGTTGCAGGTCTCGATCGACTTCTTCTAG
- a CDS encoding component of SufBCD complex codes for MRSFSNLWYWIGLAVAWSMASYWVMGVPYDMIQRAGRVEGDAQDDLETIVRVNCNRITSLSEQSGLSMIAVASAILTSLVIMGFWYSIEFAQAVFLLMFPMMFVGLLSVRAAIMIQRRELSGKALRSYMLRHRLMVQLIGMVAILITAMWGMYHNLAYGVLR; via the coding sequence ATGCGGTCTTTTTCCAATCTGTGGTACTGGATCGGCCTTGCGGTGGCATGGTCCATGGCCAGTTATTGGGTGATGGGGGTTCCCTATGACATGATCCAGCGCGCGGGCCGTGTCGAAGGCGACGCACAAGACGATCTTGAGACCATTGTGCGAGTAAACTGCAACCGGATCACGTCACTTTCCGAGCAATCGGGACTGTCGATGATCGCGGTGGCCTCGGCAATTCTGACGTCTCTGGTCATCATGGGGTTCTGGTACAGTATAGAATTCGCTCAGGCCGTCTTCCTTTTAATGTTTCCAATGATGTTTGTCGGGCTCCTTTCGGTTCGCGCTGCGATCATGATTCAACGCCGCGAGCTTAGTGGGAAGGCCTTGCGTAGCTATATGCTGAGGCATCGATTGATGGTGCAATTGATTGGAATGGTTGCCATCCTGATCACCGCGATGTGGGGCATGTATCACAACCTCGCGTATGGCGTGCTAAGGTAA
- a CDS encoding NAD(P)-dependent oxidoreductase has product MAKCAFLGLGVMGYPMAGHLMAQGHEVTVYNRTTAKAEAWAKEHGGKWASTPREAAMGADFVIACVGNDDDLRSVVLGEQGALSGMAEGAVFVDHTTVSAAVTRELYGEAKGAGVSFVDAPVSGGQAGAENGVLSIMCGADQAAYDSAEPIMQSYGRTVKRLGDSGAGQLTKMVNQICIAGLVQGLSEGLHFAEKAGLDIREVVDVIQGGAAGSWQMVNRHETMADDHFDHGFAVDWMRKDLGICLDTANENGASLPVTALIDQFYKDVQKLGGGRWDTSSLIKRLRALD; this is encoded by the coding sequence ATGGCTAAATGTGCGTTTTTAGGCTTGGGCGTGATGGGCTATCCGATGGCGGGCCATCTGATGGCGCAGGGTCACGAGGTGACGGTGTACAATCGGACGACGGCCAAGGCCGAGGCTTGGGCCAAAGAGCATGGCGGAAAATGGGCCTCGACACCGCGTGAAGCCGCGATGGGTGCGGATTTCGTCATAGCCTGCGTGGGCAATGATGATGACCTACGATCGGTGGTGTTGGGCGAACAGGGAGCTCTCTCTGGTATGGCTGAGGGCGCGGTTTTCGTGGATCACACCACGGTTTCCGCGGCTGTGACGCGCGAGCTGTATGGCGAGGCGAAAGGCGCTGGCGTTTCTTTTGTGGATGCGCCCGTTTCGGGTGGTCAAGCGGGGGCCGAAAACGGTGTTCTGTCGATCATGTGCGGGGCAGATCAGGCGGCCTATGACTCTGCCGAGCCGATTATGCAAAGCTACGGACGAACCGTGAAGCGGCTTGGCGACAGTGGCGCAGGACAATTGACCAAGATGGTTAACCAGATCTGCATTGCCGGACTGGTGCAGGGCCTGTCGGAAGGGCTGCATTTTGCCGAGAAAGCCGGTTTGGACATCCGCGAGGTCGTCGACGTGATCCAGGGTGGCGCGGCTGGCAGCTGGCAGATGGTGAACCGACATGAGACCATGGCGGACGATCATTTCGACCACGGGTTTGCGGTGGATTGGATGCGCAAGGATCTGGGGATCTGTCTGGACACGGCCAATGAAAACGGCGCGAGCCTACCGGTCACGGCGCTGATTGATCAGTTCTATAAGGACGTGCAGAAGTTGGGCGGAGGGCGTTGGGATACGTCCAGCCTGATCAAGCGGTTGCGCGCTTTGGACTAA
- a CDS encoding YSC84-related protein, with translation MQISNFSRRGFLIGVGVAGMALAACDNSIGSSGGARIDARANSTLTYLYNRYPGTRELADKSTGQLVMPLVTEAGFGLGGAYGRGALRINDVTVDYYSLTQASAGLQIGAQQFAHVLFFMTDEALQDFRADAGWVASADIKYAFQNEGDRLTADTITSSSPVVAVVFGQAGLIAGASIEGAKYTRIIP, from the coding sequence ATGCAAATTTCCAATTTTTCTCGCCGTGGTTTTCTGATCGGCGTCGGCGTTGCAGGCATGGCGCTCGCGGCGTGTGACAACAGCATCGGCTCTAGTGGCGGCGCACGGATCGACGCGCGGGCCAACAGCACACTCACCTATTTGTACAACCGCTATCCGGGCACGCGTGAACTGGCTGACAAGTCAACCGGCCAGTTGGTCATGCCACTGGTGACGGAAGCTGGCTTCGGCCTTGGCGGAGCTTATGGACGCGGCGCACTGCGTATCAACGACGTGACGGTGGACTATTATTCGCTGACACAGGCCAGCGCCGGACTTCAGATCGGCGCACAGCAGTTTGCACATGTGCTGTTCTTCATGACCGACGAAGCCCTTCAGGATTTCCGCGCAGATGCGGGTTGGGTCGCTTCGGCTGATATCAAATACGCTTTCCAGAATGAAGGCGACCGTCTGACTGCGGACACGATCACATCGTCATCGCCAGTTGTGGCCGTAGTGTTCGGTCAGGCCGGACTGATCGCGGGCGCATCGATCGAAGGCGCGAAATACACCCGGATCATCCCCTAA